The following are from one region of the Alkalimarinus sediminis genome:
- the csm6 gene encoding CRISPR-associated ring nuclease Csm6: MTNILITVLGSSPAILTETLYALIEKKRFPTQLHILTTSHGVEAFEKLKVQQHIESLCDDYNMPKTLLGNIHFYVAKHSDGTLLSDIRDEQDQVIMADEITSVVRTLTADKNNIIDASIAGGRKSMSFYMGYIFSMFAREQDTLSHVLVDPQYENTNFLYPTISSQHVTLLYGDNKGEVKVVDGKPLDAMDAKNRVLLAEIPFIRLNQSLQDADDTFVAGGALSYSECIKAYNLSITPENIRLTVNPKALMVTVNEWEIELPPEHMALYTVMIEDTISGEFSLFRSDYEESRFEIEARWIRSLAKLCDFNVQGVPIDDFETIVEQVEVKFGSNNRVSPNTAITVTSSGLTYSMFDRLVREIKEKIATKTVGTVCALCQPCVVSVAKSDYKADLVTARKITKSKANKRAAAYGVRLNPSQVTLL, from the coding sequence ATGACAAATATATTAATTACAGTACTGGGGTCATCGCCAGCCATTTTGACTGAAACACTTTATGCGTTGATTGAAAAAAAACGTTTTCCGACACAGCTGCATATACTCACGACGTCTCATGGCGTCGAGGCGTTTGAGAAGTTGAAGGTACAGCAACACATTGAAAGCCTGTGTGATGATTACAATATGCCAAAAACGTTGTTGGGAAATATTCATTTTTATGTTGCAAAGCACTCTGATGGCACGTTGTTAAGTGATATTAGAGATGAACAAGACCAAGTCATCATGGCAGATGAAATCACCTCGGTGGTGCGAACATTAACGGCGGATAAAAATAATATTATTGACGCTTCAATTGCGGGCGGCCGTAAAAGCATGTCTTTTTATATGGGGTATATCTTTTCGATGTTCGCCAGAGAGCAAGATACGTTAAGTCATGTTTTAGTAGACCCACAGTACGAAAATACCAACTTTTTGTACCCTACCATAAGCAGTCAGCATGTAACATTGTTATATGGCGATAACAAAGGTGAAGTAAAGGTTGTTGATGGTAAGCCGCTAGATGCGATGGATGCAAAAAACCGTGTGTTGCTGGCAGAAATCCCTTTCATTCGGCTCAACCAAAGTTTACAGGATGCAGATGATACCTTTGTGGCGGGTGGTGCATTGTCCTATTCAGAGTGTATTAAAGCCTATAATTTAAGTATTACACCTGAAAATATACGGTTAACTGTTAACCCTAAAGCATTAATGGTCACTGTAAATGAGTGGGAAATAGAGTTACCGCCAGAACATATGGCGCTGTATACCGTTATGATAGAAGACACTATTTCAGGCGAGTTTAGCCTTTTTAGAAGTGATTATGAAGAGTCGAGGTTTGAGATTGAGGCAAGGTGGATACGTAGTCTGGCAAAGCTTTGTGATTTTAACGTACAAGGGGTTCCTATTGATGACTTTGAAACGATTGTAGAGCAAGTAGAAGTTAAGTTTGGGTCAAATAACCGTGTAAGTCCAAATACAGCCATAACGGTCACTAGTAGTGGCTTGACCTACTCGATGTTTGACCGATTAGTACGAGAAATAAAAGAAAAAATAGCGACCAAAACCGTCGGAACTGTTTGCGCTCTATGCCAACCATGTGTCGTGAGCGTGGCAAAATCGGACTATAAAGCAGACCTTGTTACTGCCCGTAAAATAACGAAATCAAAAGCGAATAAACGAGCGGCTGCCTATGGTGTGAGGTTGAACCCTAGCCAAGTGACACTCTTATAA
- the cas6 gene encoding CRISPR system precrRNA processing endoribonuclease RAMP protein Cas6, which produces MILALQELTSRFRLVKLDIAIKFDKGGTLPDFKGSMLHGWFGHALRGGGDNAYSILFGQHDAQHPKPYIICPSLDHKTKWQAGEIYHFELTLFGDAVAIVDKVLSAIKYGQKLGLGRERMPFKLITISSHTPRGKRLGVVPTLLSDWITAGINPEEQSELAIEFITPMRTKYHGQIVKAPVDDLNFWCRQVLRRLVKLSEYWVCDDTTLFKSIYEQQLPIQVSQSEKNGYFEDWQRYSLRQEEQLPFGGVKGQVSFYGFLGLAPVLMQIGEVLHIGSKTTFGLGKIETLG; this is translated from the coding sequence ATGATTTTAGCCCTTCAAGAACTGACCAGCCGATTTAGGCTGGTCAAACTTGATATTGCTATCAAGTTTGACAAAGGGGGTACGTTACCCGACTTTAAAGGCTCAATGTTGCATGGCTGGTTTGGTCATGCACTTCGAGGTGGCGGCGATAACGCGTACTCTATTTTATTTGGCCAACATGACGCCCAGCACCCCAAACCCTATATTATTTGCCCTAGCTTAGACCATAAAACTAAGTGGCAAGCAGGGGAAATATATCACTTTGAGCTTACCTTATTTGGTGATGCGGTTGCCATTGTAGATAAGGTGCTAAGTGCCATCAAATACGGACAAAAATTGGGCCTAGGCCGAGAAAGGATGCCTTTTAAATTGATTACAATATCTAGCCATACACCGCGTGGAAAAAGGCTAGGCGTTGTACCTACATTATTAAGCGATTGGATAACGGCAGGCATTAACCCAGAAGAGCAGTCGGAGTTAGCCATTGAATTTATCACCCCTATGCGTACCAAATACCATGGTCAAATTGTAAAAGCACCCGTAGATGACCTAAATTTTTGGTGCCGCCAGGTACTGCGAAGGCTAGTAAAGTTAAGCGAATATTGGGTTTGTGATGATACAACCTTATTCAAATCCATTTATGAACAGCAACTGCCTATACAGGTCAGCCAGAGTGAGAAAAATGGATACTTTGAAGACTGGCAGCGGTACTCGTTAAGACAAGAAGAGCAACTTCCTTTTGGAGGGGTAAAAGGCCAAGTCAGTTTTTATGGCTTCTTAGGCCTAGCGCCTGTGCTGATGCAAATAGGAGAAGTGTTACACATCGGCAGTAAAACCACTTTCGGATTGGGCAAAATTGAAACGCTAGGATAA